In the genome of Neofelis nebulosa isolate mNeoNeb1 chromosome 6, mNeoNeb1.pri, whole genome shotgun sequence, one region contains:
- the VIP gene encoding VIP peptides isoform X1 produces METRSKSQLLVLLMLVSMLFSQMLAWPLFGAPSSLRLDDRIPLEGANEPEQVSLKVDTDILQNALAENDTPYYDVSRNARHADGVFTSDFSRLLGQLSAKKYLESLIGKRVGNSITEDQGPIKRHSDAVFTDNYTRLRKQMAVKKYLNSILNGKRSSEGESPDFPEELEK; encoded by the exons ATGGAAACCAGAAGTAAGTCCCAGCTCCTTGTGCTGCTAATGCTGGTCAGCATGCTCTTCTCACAAATGTTGGCGTGGCCTCTTTTTGGAGCACCCTCTTCTCTGAG GTTAGATGACAGAATACCACTTGAAGGAGCAAATGAACCTGAACAGGTTTCTTTAAAAGTAGACACTGACATCTTGCAAAATGCATTAGCTGAAAATGACACACCCTATTACGACGTGTCCAG gaATGCCAGGCATGCTGATGGAGTGTTCACCAGTGACTTTAGTAGACTCTTGGGTCAACTTTCTGCCAAAAAATACCTTGAATCCCTTATTGGAAAACGGGTTGG CAATAGCATCACAGAAGACCAGGGGCCAATCAAGCGCCACTCTGATGCAGTCTTCACCGACAACTATACCCGCCTTCGAAAACAAATGGCTGTAAAGAAGTACTTGAACTCCATTCTCAATGGGAAGAGGAG CAGTGAGGGAGAATCACCTGACTTTCCCGAAGAgctagaaaaataa
- the VIP gene encoding VIP peptides isoform X2 yields the protein METRSKSQLLVLLMLVSMLFSQMLAWPLFGAPSSLRLDDRIPLEGANEPEQVSLKVDTDILQNALAENDTPYYDVSRNARHADGVFTSDFSRLLGQLSAKKYLESLIGKRVGNSITEDQGPIKRHSDAVFTDNYTRLRKQMAVKKYLNSILNGKRSEGESPDFPEELEK from the exons ATGGAAACCAGAAGTAAGTCCCAGCTCCTTGTGCTGCTAATGCTGGTCAGCATGCTCTTCTCACAAATGTTGGCGTGGCCTCTTTTTGGAGCACCCTCTTCTCTGAG GTTAGATGACAGAATACCACTTGAAGGAGCAAATGAACCTGAACAGGTTTCTTTAAAAGTAGACACTGACATCTTGCAAAATGCATTAGCTGAAAATGACACACCCTATTACGACGTGTCCAG gaATGCCAGGCATGCTGATGGAGTGTTCACCAGTGACTTTAGTAGACTCTTGGGTCAACTTTCTGCCAAAAAATACCTTGAATCCCTTATTGGAAAACGGGTTGG CAATAGCATCACAGAAGACCAGGGGCCAATCAAGCGCCACTCTGATGCAGTCTTCACCGACAACTATACCCGCCTTCGAAAACAAATGGCTGTAAAGAAGTACTTGAACTCCATTCTCAATGGGAAGAGGAG TGAGGGAGAATCACCTGACTTTCCCGAAGAgctagaaaaataa